Below is a window of Candidatus Flexicrinis affinis DNA.
TGTTGATCATCAGCAGGCGTTCGCACAGCTCCTCGACCTGTGACATCTGGTGCGTGCTCATCACGACGGTCGTCCCTTGATTGCGCATTTCACGCACGAGGTCCATCAGTACGCGTGTGTTGAGCGGATCGAGGCCGCTGAACGGCTCGTCCACGATCATCAGCTCGGGCCGGTGAATCACCGTCACGGCGAACTGGATCTTCTGGTGCATGCCCTTGCTCAGCTCGCTCACCTTCTTCTTGGCGACTTCGGACATCTCGAGGTGTTCGAGCAGTTCGAGCGCGCGCGCCTTCGCGTCGTGCGTCGACATCCCCTTGAGGCGACCGAGGTATGTCATCATCTCGAGCACACGCACATTGCGATACAGGCCGCGGTCTTCCGGCAGGTAGCCGATGCGATCTTTGGCCTTGTCCGTGAGCGGGTGGCCGAACACGCTGATGCTGCCGTTGTCCGGCTTGATGATGTCGAGAATCATGCGCATGGTCGTGGACTTGCCGGCGCCGTTGGGCCCAAGCATGGCGAAAATCTCGCCGCGCTTGACCTCGAACGTCAGGTCCGAAACGGCCCTGAACGTCCCGTACGACTTGAAAACGCGCTCTACACCAATAACGCTGTCCGTCATGAGATGTCCCTTTCGCTAGACCCCCACTCAGGGATGCAGGGCGACTGCTGCCCTGCCCCTTCTTCACGTGCAATCGCGCTAACCTAGGCTATACCCGGGCTGCGACGGTTGTCAAAATTGAACTGCGAGCTTGTGGCGCTGTCCCGACCCGTGCTTCGAACCTCACCTCTGCCTGTATGCACATCTCCATCCCGGAGAGAATGCGGAGGAGTCGAGGTCGTTGAGGGACGCTTGAATGTGCGCACCGCGCAGACATTCGCAGTTAGTAAGAATTGCGCTAAACTAAACCATCGACGCATCCCCAGCAGAAACGCCTGATTCTTATACTAGTTTCGAGGCGTTAGGGTTTCGTTGGGATTGAGCGAAATTGGTGGCCTGATCCCCAATCTGTGAGGGTTGGGATGGCCGGTGAACCACGAAGGACTCGCGCGTGACGGAACGACCGACGGTCTTGATCGTTGATGACGACTACAGCGCGCTTTCGCTGCTGGGCATCATGCTCGAACGCGAAGGCTTCGAACCAGTAAAGGTCTACGACGCCCACGAGGCCCTTGCCGCGCTGGGCCTGCGAACGCCGGACTTGATCATCCTCGATCTGATGATGCCGGGGATTGACGGCGTAAGGCTGGCGACGATCCTGCGCCAGCGGCGAGACACCTCGCGCACACCGATCCTCATGCTGTCATCGATGGCCGATCAGGACAACATCCGGCGCGGCCTTGACGCCGGCGCCAACGATTACCTCATCAAGCCCGTGCTCCACGCCGATTTGATCGCCAAAGTGCGCGCGTTGATCAAGGCTGCACGGTCCTAACGCCTAACGGTTTCCCGTCGGGGCGCTGCCCCAAGCCCCGGCAGGAGTTTGCACTCCTGCACCTCCTTACACGCGGATTGATGACGCGATTGCCATCAATTCGCAGTTATGGGAGTCCAGAAGGCGGTAGCCCTTTGGAAAAGAGCCCGGTTACGCCGGTCTATGGCGAGGTCGGCGTCGGAATGATGCCGAGGTCGCCGGGGTTGTCCCCGCTCGGCAGCGGCGTGATCTCCGGCGTTGGCGTCCACATCGGCGCCTGCGTCAGTATCCCTGCACGGTAATCCGCATACGATCCGTCCCAGAAGGGTGCCTGCGCCGGCGAGGCGAACTCGGCCGTCGCGTTGACCGTCTCCGGCCCGCCAGCGGTATACACCAGCGGCCTGAGCGCCTCGTCCAGCAGCGGTATGCCGCCTGCCGGGACGATGCCGGTGTCAAGCGGCACGTTGTCCTCCGGGATGGGGGCGGTGAGCAGGTCGAGCGGGTAATTCAGGCCGGCGGTGCGGCTGAAACCCGGCCACGGGCGCACACTGAAGGCGTTCTGCGCCAGTAGATCGGGCTGCCCGCCGCCCAGCACGTCACCGGCCAAGGCGAACGCCTCGCCCCAGTTCTGCGGCAGGTTGTAGAGCGCCACGGCCAGCGGCTCGAACATGAGCTGCAAGCTGCGCGCGACATCGTAGAGCTGCGTTTCCTTGAGCGGGATGACCGCGCGCACGTCGAGCGACACCGGCAGCGTGTCGTCCACCGTCACCGGCAGGTCGAGGGAGACAGGGAGCTGCAGCCCGACCGGCAGCGACAGTGAGACGCGCGCGTTGCTGAGCGTCAGGCT
It encodes the following:
- a CDS encoding ATP-binding cassette domain-containing protein — translated: MTDSVIGVERVFKSYGTFRAVSDLTFEVKRGEIFAMLGPNGAGKSTTMRMILDIIKPDNGSISVFGHPLTDKAKDRIGYLPEDRGLYRNVRVLEMMTYLGRLKGMSTHDAKARALELLEHLEMSEVAKKKVSELSKGMHQKIQFAVTVIHRPELMIVDEPFSGLDPLNTRVLMDLVREMRNQGTTVVMSTHQMSQVEELCERLLMINKGELALYGEVEEIRRRYADNAIDIEGTGDWSAVPGVASIDHNGNGRGATLHLKPNVTPNDMLAALAATPGVNVEKFALAVPRLNDIFIQVVEEMGVGREHQ
- a CDS encoding response regulator, producing the protein MTERPTVLIVDDDYSALSLLGIMLEREGFEPVKVYDAHEALAALGLRTPDLIILDLMMPGIDGVRLATILRQRRDTSRTPILMLSSMADQDNIRRGLDAGANDYLIKPVLHADLIAKVRALIKAARS